From the Helianthus annuus cultivar XRQ/B chromosome 17, HanXRQr2.0-SUNRISE, whole genome shotgun sequence genome, the window gttataggatctgaacttgttgttcttgaacgaggatccttgcttttcttgttttgaggatcctgctaatctctcctggatcctcttatcatcctctagccggatgaacctgagtgcccgggttcttacctcatctaggttcctgcatggtgtcataacaagatcatcatagaataatgaatccctaagtaatcccattttaaaggcctcaacagccatggctatatccaggttgggaatgtctaaggattctttactaaatttggtaatgtaatcccttaatgattcattatgaccctgggttatcctatatagatcactagttaaacgttcaaattttctactacaagaaaactgattattaaataggttaactagattagcaaatgaggtaatagagtaggggggaagacttagcagccatttgagagctgatccagtaaaagtggatccaaatcccttgcacagacatgcttcctttaacctttctgggattggattgatctccatcctctccctgtattgtgctatgtgttcttcaggatccgttgaaccatcatacaacttcatggttggcacgtggaacctcttgggtatctcagcatcacagattggtggtgcaaaacgagatatcttatggcttctatctgcaatctccgggataggtttgaccactcttggaacacttgatatcatatcctttaacttttgcaattctctggccatggcatgactgatacctgtatcctgcatgaatccatggttagtggtaagagaattattaaaagtgttacctcccaccgggttcaaattaggaacaccggatgtgaacccatattgttgagactctagaatgatcgaaggaccagtagaagcaatggtctgcatcggaataaaatctccctgatggacatctgaacttcctgtttgcaaactccttaaggatcccggcatctggaaggatccttgaaactgggatgatcctggaacaaaggaggatccttgaacctgggatgatcctggaacaaaggaggatccttgaacctgggatgatcctggaaacggccagaacccttgaatttgctgcgctcctgagtatcctcctgaactcgtgaaggatcccatatgctgaggataggatcctgttggctggaaatatgaacctgatgcctgagtcactgttgttgatccgtagtgcactccttttggtcctcccacatattgaacgtctggaatcactgagggctgagaagttatcaccggagtatcaaaattcaaagatctgggcaccagtggggaatgatcctctgccgatttcttttgtttcttgagatctccgatttctttgagaatcctttcgttggtcttatcctgctgctgtatatgctccttcatctgcaaaatcaaagtaaacatgtcactagtagtaggagtataagaagcagaagaagttggaggttttgagaaaatgggagttggtttcttctcagcatttttctgagatccagcaggtggtggaggcaaaggtgggataccctgagatgaattgaccgcagacattgcagtagaagtattctttgatgatgaagccatgtacctggatgcaatgaaccggaatgatcacaaacagaaaaacttcttaggaatgaagcaccaatagccccacggtgggcgccaaactgttttggtcaaaaatcagacgaggataatgcaaccaaactctttgttacggggtatgatgcttgaaaatAGGAACAacgataaggatcacttagatgtaaattgcacaagtgacacaaagatttatacgaggaaaaagccttgatcaatgaatgatctccggcataaaaaacctcgggtgatggaaactaccgatcaccaacttcaaattaaccaatgaatgtttacaacttcggataataacgagctaggtacaaggatcactatggtgtaacgTGCAAaaatgtgtgaaaactgttaagtgttttgcTGTGAGCtcaagagtgcagttgtacgagtgtgtgtagccaaaaattagccaagtgttctaaaaactagctcgttacccctttaaaaatagaagttaactagcctaacaaactatccgcaattcgtgccatgctcccacgttctccacaacgtccatttccagacAAACATGTgcgaaataaccgtggaatatcccttagtaacgttgccaagaccaagtccaacttgttactcctgcaaaacaatacgaaattcaaagtgaacaatcattagtataaggatccttagggtgatccatgatcctgatcctgaagcacttctgaggatcactatctgtcacagaagtaaggatcactaataggataacaagtgaggatcataggtcattaaaaaatcctgccctaacaatagGGACAGGGGTCCAGAGGATTCAAGTATCCTGTACTAGCCGAAAAAAGGGCCCTTAGGCCCTAACGAattatataaaatagtttttcaAACGACGATTAACGTTATAGCAATAAACATAGCAAAATCATAGTATTAAAATGACCTACCGTGATAGCTGACTGATAATGGTATTTTCATTTTGAATGACATTTTAGTAAATAGTAgtatttttttaatcaaaattgtTAGATGCAACATAATTTAATTTTATGCAATCCGATAATTTGGAACTGTATATATCTCTGATTTTTATATAATTAAGAGcttgtttttataaaagttttagggttttttttattttcggaaATATTTTAGTAAATAGTAGTATTTTTTTCTAACCACAAAGCCAAAGATTATTTTTATTTAACATGTAACTCGATacgtatatatataaaatatagtttttcttttttaatttagTGTCCCGAGAAAAAACAGGCCCCGGCTGGGGCGCACCCCTAAGGTCGGCCCTGATGTTCAGCATTTTCTTAAAAAATCTAAAAGTAAGTTATAAAAATGATTGGTCAATGGCCAGCAATCCAAACAAAGAGTAGatgattaataaaatattaatagtgGGGGAATTATTGTTTGTTTAtaaaaaacacttaaaaaaatTGGTAACCATGTTATTGTCCGAGTCTAATTCACCAAAATAAAAACAAGAGGatgagaaagaagaagaagcaaACCAAGCATTTGCatccaaacaaaacaaaaccaaacccCAAATTTACACGCTTCTACGTGTACAATTTCACCACCACTTCCTCATGCGTGTTGTATCCTTCGTATACACCCACATCAAATCGTAAAAATAAAAAATCTCAAACATAATCAATTTctcaattcaaaaaaaaaaaaaaaaaaaatctctgtATTCCCTTTACTAGAATTATCCACACCCTTATCACCAAATCCTCTAAACACAGACCTCAACTCTTCCGTTTCCGATATGGGTCCGATTGTGTTGACTCAGCTTGCAACCGGTCTGAGCGTGTTGGCCGGAGCGGCTCTATTGAAATCAGTGATGGATCAGAACCCGATGATGGGTCCGGGTTCCGGGTCAGGTCAGTTCCCAAGGTGTTCAAGTTGCAACGGGACCGGTCGGGTTAGTTGTCTTTGTAATCGGTGGTCGGACGGTGACAGAGGATGCCGGACTTGTGCTGGTTCCGGTCGGATGATGTGTAACAGCTGTGGCGGTTCTGGTACCGGTCGCCCTCTCCCGGTTCGGATCTCGGCTCGTCCAAATCAACCGTATTAGACCGGTAACCTGTGTTGGATTTGTTGGAATTGTAATCCGTTGGTTGAGTAAATTTGTAAACGTCAGATTCagttactctctctctctctctctgataaGATTACATATTTACATGTATTATAAGTTGATGATATAGTATCCTCCTGTACCTACCTCTTGATGTTTTGTGATCAGAGGACATACTGCAATTAATAGAAACATAATCTTCATTTCTAATATTTGTTCAATTGTTGTTTGTTGGTATTTGTGAATTGGGTGTGCATCTGCTACACTAGATTTATGTTTGGATTGGATTGGATTGGATATAACTAAGTATAACTTGGTGCTTGTAGTTTGCAAATGCATTCATGTTCTATGATTTGGACTTGTTAGCCTAGTTTATTAATGGTTTCGACTTTAGAGTTTATGGGTGAAGAAAAACTGTTGTTAAGCCCATCGTTTCGATAATCACTTTGATTAAATAACACCCCCCTCGATCAAAACCGAAAAGGGTAACATCTTAATTGCCCCCTACTCTGATAATTGACAAACGTATTTGAACCCCTAATGGTTCTTCTCTTTGGCATCACTGCAAAGTCTGTTGGAAACTCTTGATTGGGAACTTTCTTCCGGATCTAGTTGTATATTTTGTTCGAATCGAAATGTGCTTGCTTTACATGACATTTGGCTTGCATGATGATTCTGTTGAGGTCAAACTTCAAGTTAAAGTAGTACTGAATTGCATTCATACTTTCTTTAGTTGATAATTTGAGGAGATCAAGAGAGCATATTACCTCCTTAACTGATGATTTTTTTTCTTGCACTATGTGGGAGTTAAGTGTTGCTTTTCTGTTTCATGGTATCaagtatatatttattatataggtCGTGTAACTTACCTGAAAAAAATAGTTTACTTTATACATTAACCAAGTAATTTAACTGAAGGACCTGTTGTATTAGGAATGATCATGCGGATCTTCGAAAATTAGaacaataaaaacaaacaaacaatgaGTAGATAAACGATATCATAAAGGCTAGTTTAGGGAGGATAAAAGAGAGGAACTTGACTTACTTTCAGGAGGTATGGAAAGAAACAACTTATCTTTGTTATTGGAACTTTAGTGTTTAAGTTTTTGTGGCATTTTCACCATATTAAAAATATCCTTGGTTATAGAGTGATGGTTGCAGTTGTTTTGACATAATGAGGTTGCAGCCCCAAGTTGTTCCTTTGACAAATGATCAAGTAACTAAACCTTAGATGTTAGTTATTTACACTACTTTTTTTCTTCATTATGTGGGTCCGGTGTTGATTCTCGTATAAATGGGACCCatgtaataaaaaaaatgttattttttttaatagcGTGTATTATTAAAAAGATCAGCGAGAGAGCCGGAAAAACAAATTACAACACAGAACAAAAAACATATCAAGACTAAGGTTACATTACATGCCCTCACCCAAAACACCAAACATTGACCTGATCATAAATTCATAATACTAGCATAACATCAAGTGGAAATAGACACAACACTAGATCCAACCCTATACAAGACATAACCCCAGACTTTAAAGGCATTCAAACGGTGACCCGCACTCCACTTCAATCTGTGTTTTATCCTTGGAAACAAATTAAGTTTGACGTCTTCAAAAATCTTTGAGCTAGAGTGTTTTACTCTATTGAATACCAAGAGCTCTCCACACGAACCAAAAGGAAGTACACGATATGACAAGTAATTGTTTCCAGATTTAGACCTCTCCGCCCGTGTAAAGTTGCAAGTCAGATGTATAATGGAACGCGCCCCTTGCAAAATCGTGCCCGCACCACGCAGAACTGTTCTTCTAGATCTCTGATGCAAAGAAACATTTATGAAACGCGTCACCATGCAGAACTGCTCTAAATCTATCACATTTGTTTAAGCTTATATTCTAAACGGGCATGTAATTGTTATGTTtggggtcaagttattctacaaaggcttctaattgtaagaaggatttatagaatgacaagtgtccagtaacctaaaattaaacccactacatcaccacccaaaacctaaacacctaCCCCCACActaccaccacccaaaaacctaaacaccccccccccccaccgcgcggcaaagaaaaaaaaaaaactaaacacccatccccaccaccaccaccacccaaaaacctaaacccccacccccgggcaaaaaaaatatttctttttctttttttttttttggggggggtgATGGGGgaagggggtgggggtttaggtttttggtggtggtggatgtttaagtttttttttttttttttttttttgtagtgagtttttttaggttattggacacttgtcactttataaatctttcttacacttcttacaattaggattctttgtatttgatcctaatccgtTATGTATGTATCATGTGATTGACTATTGCAACTTGAAATTTCGCTCTTATCTTTTCTATAGCATTTATATTTTCTTAAGCCATAATTGGACACTTATGAGATGCTAGAATGCTCTTCTAGTGCAACCTGAAATTGCGTCCTTAATTTGCTTATTTTTTTGTTAAGTGGGTATATAAAATTATCTTGTAGTGGATCTATGTTGGCCACAGATGTTCATGGCATAATTTAAAGCCAAATTTAATCAAAATCTTGATGCTGGAGCTTTTGGGGGCCAAAGCAAGTAAAGAATCTATTGTGTTCATTTGAAGTAAACtgatgatgaggaggaggagGCCTACCAAAATAATAACTATGTTAAACATGACTTAGAGAAATGGCAACAATCTTTGTGAGCATCATCAACACCATGTGCTTAGCACCACTCCTTTGCAATTATAGGAGACATCTAAATCTTGCTTTTCTATTTTCAAAAGTTGCTTATTTACAAATTTTTCTCTTTTGTGTTGCAACTACCAATAAAAAAAAACCTCAAAACACTTTTTTACATCAACAAATTGGACATTTTTTTACGTAATTAGAGTAGTCGTAATGTTTGTGCTGAGAGTCAACATCAATTACAATGTATAAAGGTACTCAAGGTTCCATGCTATCTATATATTGTTTGGGTTTAACTCGAACGAGCCATTCCCTTGTATCAACGAATATAGAGGGGTAATGATGTTCCTCAAATGGGTTAGAATTTCCCTCTTAGCTATTCATACCTCGGTGATAGGACAACACGCTAGCCAATAGTGGTCCGTCATAGAACTAACTATATGTTATACAATACTATGAGCTATAACGCCATATATGTTATACAAAACCATCCACATCCACATATATACTTTTGAATCATCCATCCCTTACTATATACATGCTCTACTCATATATGTCTTAAAAAAATcgacacacacatatatatacaattcAATCCTTTTGTCATAAGCATTGCTTAGACATAAAAATTgaatttgtaattatgtagttTTCCGTGTTTTGTCCTCCTGATTTTCGGGGTTGGCTTGTTTCTAAtgaagttttttttaaaaaaaaacatgaaaattaAATAAGGAAAGGTAAGCAAAATACAGTTTGGAATACGCtcaaaaagaaagaaagaaaaagatgACCCCTAGGAGAAGTGATCATAACTTAAGAAAAAGGTTCAAAAGGAAAAGTCAAAACTATAAGAAAGTAAAGGTCAACCTACCAATGGCTTGACTAGATCTTGTCGACTTTTTTGAATATACCCAACATCATAATTAACCTTtcatttcattttcttttaagaGTAACATCATATCGATCATGCTAACCTAATACTACTTAGGCCACACGGTAGGGGGTCGTCCCCCTACCGTCCCGGTCCGTCGCCGGTTTGAACACCGTGCCGCCCCTTCCGTCGCCGTCCAGTCATCGTCCTTTCCGTCGGAATTTCGCCGTCCAGGACGGAGCAATACATGTGGGCCCCCCTCTTTCTTCTCGGCGCCGCTCTGTCACCCCTGTGCCGCCACCCCTGTCGCCGTCCATCCCTCGGTCACCATACCGAGTAGTCTTATATTCCTTGTGTTATATAAATTAAAAGGGTTATGATAAATATACCCACTATAAGGATTAATATACCCAAAAGTCAAATTATGTAATGATTAACTACtttattgtattattttattataaagtaaaaaagtaataattatattttattataaagtcaaaagtaatgattatgttttttatcttattttattttataatacttttttacttttttatattttgttatactattattagtattaatatcaatattaataaataaataatcaagacacTTTATTATAAATACGAAAGTGAAAAAGTTAATTATAAATATTTACGCTTTCGCTCccagctaaatatttcaattttgccctcggttaaaaattacgattttgccccgtttcaatttacagttttgccattagttttttctcttaaaattacgatttcccatcagttcaaaattatgtttttacccacacttaaaaataaatttacccttttgctcccagctaaaaattccaattttgccctcagttcaaaattacgattttgccccataTAAATTTATAagtttgccattagttttttttctcacagccaagttacgattttgccctcaacttaaatttacattttgcccatcgtttttctttgttttcctaatgaaattacaattttaccccccgtgtaaaattacagtcgtgCCGGCAGCTTTCTGGCATTCCCCcgttggtccatttaatttacgatttatccccgaattaaaattatgatttcgccctcagttaaaaattacgtttttcccatcgttttagtttttttagcaaaactataaaggtttttttaattggtttacttgatttaattttttttcgtgtcaaggagctgccttagtcctgaaaaattactgttttgccctgagcccaaaattacggtcttatcatcgtttttgttttttttcctagcaaaattatagtagtctttttttaattaattgagAATTATTCAGCCATCGCCCCACAACGCGGGCGGTGCATCAAATAGTACTATACATTTATTAGTatgatattaaaattataaaagtattaaaaaaattatgtatATCATTAAATGTTAAAATTACTAATCGGTTTGTTTTTTATGCTCATATAGTATAGCATTTAAGGATGAGGGTATAAAATGTAATAATGTTAAAGATGGGATGCAAAATTTATGCGTGTgtgtaagaccatgtgtagtggggcattatgggggCATTATTTTCAAAAAAACCGCTCACTCccccattacatagggcattatggggcattatttttgaaaaaaaaaattgctttGGCATTATAATTAAAACGCCTAAATTGAAAGAAGGATGGTTTGACTGGGTTTGACCCaccaatgagaaaatagtttgttttttttatgtttaatgaTTGGAGGGGACATTATCAGGCATTATTCCCattacgccacttttgcaataacgccctaTGCTGACTAGAatgacacgtgtcggataatgccccatggtgggggcattatttttctaaaccactacgggtggtctaagagATAATTCAGGGATCAGAGGTTTTAGAAACTAGGGTTTTAGACTTTTTACCTAGGTTGTCCCTACAATGCTCTTTCACTATTGGATAttccaaaataatataaaaaaagaaGTTGACTCTTGAGTACATTTAACACTACCCAATTAAAATGTCACAACTGTTATGAATGCATCCATTATTAGTGATTATCCACATTTCTAACCCCCatgtcatatttatgtttgtattaatgTTATAGCCTATATATATAGTGGCTCATGTATTTTGTATGTGATATCTATAAGAAATTCATCTCTTGTACTCTCATTCTCTTCTATACATTGCTAATAGGTTCTAGTTATtacacaacacgttatcagcacgaattgCTTTTGAAGTTGGATTGTATCAACACAAGACACCATGTCGTATCAACGTTGGCGAAAGAGATAAAAGACAAAATTGTTGATCTGGTATGAAAACCCttaattgttttaattttatttcctcttttctcatCGATTGTTGGTATGATAAAACTCTAAAATTAACTTACGCTTTTCTTGATCCTTTTTATTGGTTATGATTTAAGATTAAAATTATCATGAACAACATTGATATCATCCTTATTTAACCAGGATCATAATGTTTTTACTTCTTTGTTTACTTTACTATGTGTTAACATATCTGAATAGTTTTCTTTTCACAAACTAACACCTATGAAAAACATTGAGATgtgaagaaaagaaagtaaaagtaAACCAGAAACACAATGGTTTTTCTAGTTTATCTAATTGATTATTTACAGTATTGTAACTAATTTCTTACACCTCTTGGTTATCTCTCTTTTATCATTAAATATTTTATTGGATTTCAAGAGAAGTTTGGTACACTAAACTGAATAGGTATGTTTCATTAACGGTTTGAAAAGTTGAAGTATCTAGTGAATTTATGCGTTAATTTAGTTGTCCCAAATAtgcaatatatatttaaatctcCACAATTGTTCATTTTGAAACCACTCTAaagattttaataatataattctACTTGTATGTCAACTAACTCTTGGAAGATTTAGTTTTGGTTTTTGAATTGTAATCAACTTATTACTTGTGGGATAAAttgcttttattattatggttataaGTTTTGATTGTTCAATTAATTAGTTTTTGGGGTTTCAAAGAGACATTACAAATTCTAAATCATTATttgcttttattattatggttatgagttttgatatcattatgtgtttttattatttttggggTTTCAAAGAGACATTACAAATTATAAAGCATTATgtgcttttattattatggttatgagttttgattggtccattaattagtttttggggtttcaaagagatattacaaattctaaatcattatatgcttttattattatggttataaGCTTTGATTGGTCAATTAATTAGTTTTTGGGGTTTCAAATAGACGTTACAAATTCTAAATCATTATttgcttttattattatggttatgaaTTTTGATATCATTATgtgcttttattattatggttatgagtTTTGATTGGTCCATTATGTTAGGTCCGCTTTTCCATAATAATAATTTACTTACAAAATAATTTAAAGATGTCAAAATACCAACTTTGTTACAtaataatttttacaaaaattgggcatgacccgttcgtaaaacgAACGTGCCCCCCTGTTTTTAACATAATCATTCAAATAACATTCTACGAACCCGTTGACATAAAACTACCAAAAGCAAAGACGACAA encodes:
- the LOC118488967 gene encoding uncharacterized protein LOC118488967; the protein is MGPIVLTQLATGLSVLAGAALLKSVMDQNPMMGPGSGSGQFPRCSSCNGTGRVSCLCNRWSDGDRGCRTCAGSGRMMCNSCGGSGTGRPLPVRISARPNQPY